The following are encoded together in the Candidatus Omnitrophota bacterium genome:
- the lpxB gene encoding lipid-A-disaccharide synthase, with the protein MDSKEKHILIIAGEASGDMHAASLVDEIKLLDPSIIFSGVGGGKMRASGVKLFADITDLAVVGFVEVLKHFSEIKKIFNLVLAKIDEIKPTAVILVDYPGFNLRLARELKKKGVKVIYYISPQIWAWKEDRVALIKECVDKMLVLFQFEKELYAKHGIDADFVGHPLLDMINVQVSRDMLFRSINFATNKLTIGLLPGSRQKEVETHLPVMLGAANILYQQNQKLQFLLMRASTISKSVLEHPIRHYNFPIKIIDDQTYVGINACDICMVASGTATLETAILQKPMVVIYKTSLLTWMLAKLFVKIPCIGLVNIVAGQKIVPECIQFEATAVHIANELKSISSNEFKMNQIKSALGFVKSSLGEPGASRRAAESVLKII; encoded by the coding sequence ATGGACTCCAAAGAAAAACATATCCTAATTATTGCCGGCGAAGCTTCCGGTGATATGCATGCTGCCAGCTTAGTTGATGAAATCAAACTGCTTGATCCTTCCATTATTTTTTCAGGCGTGGGCGGAGGAAAAATGCGCGCCAGCGGCGTTAAGCTTTTTGCGGACATCACCGATCTGGCGGTCGTTGGTTTTGTGGAAGTTTTAAAACATTTTAGCGAGATCAAGAAAATATTTAATCTCGTCTTAGCAAAAATAGATGAGATCAAGCCTACCGCCGTTATCCTCGTTGATTATCCCGGATTTAATTTACGCCTGGCCCGCGAACTAAAGAAAAAAGGTGTTAAAGTTATTTACTATATTAGCCCACAGATCTGGGCGTGGAAAGAAGACCGCGTAGCTCTCATTAAAGAATGCGTGGACAAAATGCTTGTTCTATTCCAATTTGAAAAAGAACTCTACGCAAAACACGGCATTGATGCGGATTTTGTGGGACACCCTTTACTGGATATGATCAACGTCCAGGTCTCGCGCGATATGCTTTTTCGCTCTATTAATTTCGCCACTAATAAATTAACCATCGGGCTTTTACCCGGGTCGCGTCAAAAGGAAGTGGAAACACATTTACCGGTGATGTTAGGCGCCGCCAATATTCTTTACCAGCAAAACCAAAAATTACAATTTCTTTTGATGCGAGCATCCACGATCAGCAAGAGCGTTTTAGAACACCCTATCCGTCATTACAATTTCCCGATCAAGATCATTGATGACCAAACTTATGTTGGAATTAACGCGTGCGATATTTGTATGGTCGCCTCCGGAACAGCGACGCTGGAAACAGCCATTTTACAAAAACCGATGGTCGTTATTTATAAAACATCGCTTTTGACCTGGATGCTGGCGAAATTATTTGTGAAAATTCCCTGCATCGGGCTGGTCAATATCGTGGCGGGACAAAAAATCGTTCCGGAATGTATACAATTTGAAGCGACAGCGGTTCATATTGCCAACGAACTCAAAAGCATTTCATCCAATGAATTTAAGATGAACCAGATCAAAAGCGCTCTTGGCTTTGTGAAATCTTCCCTCGGTGAGCCCGGTGCCAGCCGGCGCGCGGCAGAATCCGTTCTAAAAATTATCTAA
- a CDS encoding Gfo/Idh/MocA family oxidoreductase, protein MASFDFCGKICYSQPMKKINVAVIGIGHLGSRHLKVYQELSEKVNVVGICDTKAERAQELFEQYKIPFFKDHRDLAGKIDAASICVPTINHFKVAKDFLNNGIHTLVEKPITTTVKEAEKLVALAQKNNLKLQVGHVERFNSAFEAIKTLAKNPLFVECHRLNHFPNRSLDIGVVMDLMIHDIDIILGLVNAPIKDIQAIGVPVLTDKEDIANARITFKNGCVCNLTASRVSDDVTRKIRIFLPDTYISLDYPKQEAFIYKKHNQLISKHALPIEKEEPLKKELESFIDCIAGDQQPVVSGVEGTEALRVALQIIKKIWTPKKNIS, encoded by the coding sequence ATGGCCTCATTTGACTTTTGCGGAAAGATTTGTTATAGTCAGCCAATGAAAAAGATCAATGTGGCAGTTATCGGCATTGGGCATTTGGGTTCTCGCCATTTAAAAGTCTATCAAGAACTTTCCGAAAAAGTTAATGTGGTCGGTATTTGCGATACAAAAGCAGAGCGAGCCCAAGAACTTTTTGAGCAATATAAAATTCCCTTCTTTAAAGACCACCGTGATCTTGCCGGGAAAATCGACGCCGCCAGTATTTGCGTTCCTACCATTAATCATTTTAAAGTCGCGAAAGATTTCCTAAATAACGGCATTCACACCTTAGTCGAAAAACCTATCACCACAACAGTTAAAGAGGCCGAGAAACTGGTCGCTTTAGCTCAAAAAAACAACCTTAAGCTTCAAGTGGGCCACGTGGAGAGGTTTAATTCCGCGTTTGAAGCGATCAAAACCCTAGCTAAGAATCCTTTATTTGTCGAATGTCATCGGCTTAACCATTTCCCCAACCGTTCTTTGGATATCGGCGTCGTGATGGATCTCATGATCCATGACATTGATATTATTTTAGGATTGGTTAATGCTCCTATTAAAGATATTCAGGCTATCGGCGTTCCGGTTTTAACAGATAAGGAAGATATCGCCAATGCCCGCATCACCTTTAAAAACGGTTGCGTCTGCAACTTGACCGCCAGCCGTGTTTCCGACGATGTTACCCGAAAAATACGCATTTTCCTTCCCGACACTTATATTTCTTTAGATTATCCCAAGCAAGAAGCCTTCATCTATAAAAAGCACAACCAGCTCATCTCCAAGCACGCCTTGCCTATTGAAAAAGAAGAGCCGCTCAAAAAAGAGCTGGAATCTTTTATTGATTGCATTGCCGGCGATCAACAACCGGTCGTTTCCGGTGTTGAAGGCACCGAAGCGCTAAGAGTCGCCCTTCAGATCATCAAAAAAATATGGACTCCAAAGAAAAACATATCCTAA